DNA sequence from the Halobacterium sp. DL1 genome:
GCGGCGGCTTCTACTTCGCGAAGGGTGCGGGCGCTCGCCTCGAACACGCGCTCGTCCAGTTCATGCTCGACGTCCACCGCGAGCAGGGCTACGTCGACGTCTTCCCGCCCATCCCGGTGAACTCGAAGTCGATGGAGGGCACCGGCCAGTTCCCGAAGTTCGTGGAGGACGCCTACCGCGTCGGCGACGTCAACGAGGCCGACTACGAGGACGACGACCTCTGGCTGCTTCCGACCTCGGAGGTACCGGTGACGAACATGTACCGCGACGAGATTCTGCTCAGCGACGACCTCCCGCTGAAACACCAAGCGTACTCGCCGAACTTCCGGCGCGAGGCGGGCGAGCACGGCACGGAGACGCGGGGCATCGTACGAGTTCACCAGTTCAACAAGGTGGAGATGGTGAACTTCGTCGAACCCGAGGAGTCCTACGAGCGCTTCGAGGGTCTCGTCGACGAGGCCGAGGAGGTCCTCCGGCGCCTCGAACTCCCCTACCGCATCCTCGAGATGTGCACGGGCGACCTGGGGTTCACGCAGGCGAAGAAGTACGACATCGAGGTGTGGGCGCCCGGCGACGAGATGGACGAGGGGCCCGCGGAGGGCGGCCGCTGGCTGGAGGTCTCGTCGGTGTCGAACTTCGAGGACTTCCAGGCGCGGCGCGCTGGCATCCAGTACCGCCCCGAGCGCCACGAGTCGGCGGAGCACCTCCACACGCTGAACGGGTCGGGGCTCGCCATCCCCCGCGTGATGGTCGCCATCCTCGAGTACTACCAGAACGACGACGGCACCGTCGACGTACCCGAAGCGCTCCAGCCGTACATGAACGGCCAGGCGGTCATCGAGGGGACGCAGAAAGTCGGCGAGTCGGCGCTGGGCGACGGCGAACGCGAGGCGTGAGCAGCGAGACAACGAGCGAAGCGAGTTGTCTCGCTACAAGCGAGCGGGGAGCACCGCGACCCGCGTGGCCGACCGGAGGGAGGCCACGGACTGAGCGAACGCCTCGGAACGCGCGAGCGGCGAACGTAGTGGGCCGTGAGCGCCGCGGTAGCGAGTAACGCCGCGTCGGCGGCGAGCGAAACTAACCTGAAACTACACTCTTTCCGGTTCGTGCCGAACTGTGGAGGCGATGGCACGAATCCTACCAGCGAGGTGGCCGTAGATGGTCGACCTC
Encoded proteins:
- a CDS encoding seryl-tRNA synthase (catalyzes a two-step reaction, first charging a serine molecule by linking its carboxyl group to the alpha-phosphate of ATP, followed by transfer of the aminoacyl-adenylate to its tRNA) translates to MLSRQFVREHPEAVRDALAKKGVDADVSRILEVDEEWRELKSRGDTLRHERNEVSSKIGQLKQEGDEEAAQEAIDRSGELKAELEEVEDRADELEAELERKLLTLPMIPDDDVPVGADETENVERRREGFDDLRDLPVEVVPHYDLGEDLDILDFERGAKVSGGGFYFAKGAGARLEHALVQFMLDVHREQGYVDVFPPIPVNSKSMEGTGQFPKFVEDAYRVGDVNEADYEDDDLWLLPTSEVPVTNMYRDEILLSDDLPLKHQAYSPNFRREAGEHGTETRGIVRVHQFNKVEMVNFVEPEESYERFEGLVDEAEEVLRRLELPYRILEMCTGDLGFTQAKKYDIEVWAPGDEMDEGPAEGGRWLEVSSVSNFEDFQARRAGIQYRPERHESAEHLHTLNGSGLAIPRVMVAILEYYQNDDGTVDVPEALQPYMNGQAVIEGTQKVGESALGDGEREA